A genomic segment from Pedosphaera parvula Ellin514 encodes:
- a CDS encoding AAA family ATPase produces MIHLLCGPTAAGKTTYAKKLIQEGNAIHFALDELLVQTAFPASPDPAFMVGLIDQSQSHILRILQQSETHIAQSRDVVLEIPTFRRDHRDVVRGWAAGLKQPLTLYHFSADRTKRLERMHKRNAERGSTFSYHVPEWLFEWVDQVFEVPAADEGAVRIDTN; encoded by the coding sequence ATGATACATTTACTTTGTGGCCCCACGGCAGCGGGCAAAACAACGTATGCCAAAAAGCTCATTCAAGAAGGTAATGCCATTCATTTTGCATTGGATGAATTACTGGTACAAACGGCTTTTCCCGCATCTCCCGACCCTGCTTTCATGGTAGGGCTCATCGACCAATCTCAATCCCATATTCTTCGAATTCTTCAGCAGTCGGAAACCCACATCGCTCAAAGCCGTGACGTGGTGCTTGAAATTCCCACGTTCAGGCGCGACCACCGCGATGTTGTTCGCGGCTGGGCGGCCGGGTTGAAGCAGCCCTTGACTCTGTATCACTTTTCGGCAGACCGAACCAAACGTCTGGAACGGATGCACAAACGAAATGCGGAACGCGGCTCAACTTTTTCCTATCATGTGCCCGAGTGGCTCTTCGAGTGGGTCGATCAGGTATTTGAAGTTCCCGCAGCGGACGAAGGTGCGGTTCGCATTGATACAAACTAA
- a CDS encoding helix-turn-helix domain-containing protein: protein MTNAAKKAKAKPVGTTRPADSTSNHFCRRLKQLRAERGWSLDSLANASGVSRSMISQVERNQANPTLAVAFRIARAFGMSLAELVETPEAMSSVLVIRASDHEYHYRSDNDCQIRTLSPLHLEKDVEFYEVQLKEGGALRSAPHFEGTREFLTVQKGKIRVESAGDVEELERGDSAHYRADVPHAIVNIGKGEAMIFLVDIYR from the coding sequence ATGACCAACGCAGCCAAAAAAGCAAAGGCCAAACCGGTTGGGACGACGCGGCCGGCAGATTCGACCAGCAACCATTTTTGCCGGCGTTTGAAACAGCTTAGAGCCGAGCGTGGCTGGTCCCTTGATTCGCTGGCGAACGCCTCCGGGGTCAGCCGGTCGATGATCAGCCAGGTGGAACGGAACCAGGCGAATCCCACACTGGCAGTGGCGTTCAGGATTGCACGCGCTTTTGGGATGTCCCTGGCAGAGTTGGTGGAAACACCCGAGGCGATGTCATCGGTGTTGGTGATTCGTGCCAGTGACCACGAATATCATTATCGGTCCGACAATGATTGCCAGATACGGACGCTTTCACCACTGCATCTGGAGAAAGATGTGGAGTTTTATGAGGTTCAATTAAAAGAAGGCGGGGCGTTGCGAAGTGCGCCGCATTTTGAGGGAACCCGGGAGTTTCTTACCGTCCAAAAGGGCAAAATCCGGGTGGAATCGGCCGGCGATGTCGAGGAATTGGAGCGGGGCGACTCTGCGCATTACCGGGCGGATGTGCCGCATGCCATTGTGAATATTGGCAAGGGCGAGGCGATGATATTTTTGGTGGATATTTATCGGTAG
- a CDS encoding glycine C-acetyltransferase, with translation MYGAIKERLQNQLMDIRNQGLYKSERTITTPQKAHIRVTESSAVLNLCANNYLGLACQPDVLKAAHEGLDKWGYGLASVRFICGTQSPHKELEKKLSEFLGTEDTILYSSCFDANGGLFETLLSAEDAIISDELNHASIIDGIRLCKAERFRYKNNDMADLEAKLQEAKTARSRMIATDGVFSMDGYIANIAKICDLAEKYDALVMVDDSHAVGFVGKRGRGTHEYHNVMDRVDIITGTLGKALGGASGGYTSGRKEIIEYLRQRSRPYLFSNTLAPTIVAGSLKALELLSRSTELRDKLEANTIYFREGMSKLGFNILPGTHPIVPIMLGDASLAGRVSEAMLRKGVYVIGFSYPVVPQGKARIRTQISAAHSLEDLEFAISKFSEAKQELGI, from the coding sequence ATGTACGGTGCAATAAAAGAGCGGTTGCAGAATCAGCTCATGGATATTCGCAACCAGGGCCTTTATAAATCAGAACGCACAATCACCACCCCTCAGAAAGCCCACATCAGAGTCACTGAGAGCTCGGCCGTGCTGAATCTCTGCGCCAATAATTATCTCGGTCTCGCCTGCCAACCGGATGTCCTGAAGGCTGCGCATGAAGGATTGGATAAGTGGGGTTACGGCCTCGCCTCGGTCCGGTTCATTTGCGGCACCCAATCGCCTCACAAGGAACTCGAGAAAAAGCTCAGCGAATTCCTGGGCACGGAAGATACGATTCTTTACAGTTCTTGTTTCGATGCCAACGGTGGCTTGTTCGAAACGCTCCTCAGTGCAGAGGATGCCATTATTTCCGACGAGTTGAATCACGCCAGCATCATCGATGGCATCCGCCTCTGCAAAGCCGAACGTTTTCGCTATAAAAATAACGACATGGCCGACCTGGAAGCCAAACTCCAGGAAGCCAAAACCGCACGCTCGCGCATGATTGCCACCGACGGAGTCTTTTCCATGGACGGTTACATCGCCAACATCGCTAAAATCTGCGATCTCGCCGAAAAATATGATGCCCTGGTAATGGTGGATGATTCCCACGCTGTCGGTTTCGTCGGCAAACGCGGTCGCGGCACTCATGAATATCACAACGTCATGGACCGCGTCGACATCATCACCGGCACACTCGGCAAAGCCCTGGGTGGCGCCAGCGGCGGTTATACCAGCGGCCGCAAGGAAATTATCGAGTATCTGCGCCAGCGCTCGCGACCCTATCTTTTTTCCAACACGCTCGCTCCCACCATCGTTGCCGGTTCTTTGAAGGCACTTGAACTTCTCTCCAGAAGCACGGAACTGCGCGATAAGCTGGAAGCTAATACTATTTACTTCCGCGAAGGCATGAGCAAACTCGGCTTTAATATTTTGCCCGGCACTCACCCGATCGTACCAATCATGCTGGGCGATGCCTCGCTCGCGGGCCGGGTTTCGGAAGCGATGTTGCGCAAAGGAGTCTACGTGATTGGATTCTCCTATCCTGTGGTGCCGCAAGGCAAAGCCAGAATTCGCACCCAAATTTCCGCCGCCCATTCCCTGGAAGATCTCGAATTCGCCATTTCCAAGTTCTCTGAGGCAAAGCAGGAGCTTGGGATTTAA
- the tdh gene encoding L-threonine 3-dehydrogenase, producing MKALVKGKAEPGLWLQDVPMPQVGINDVLIKVDRTGICGTDVHIYKWDNWAQKTIPVPMVVGHEFVGEIVEVGANVKDFFPGEVVSGEGHVVCGHCRNCLAGRRHLCADTKGIGVNRPGAFAEYLVLPMTNVWHHNPSIDRDVAAIFDPFGNAVHTALSFPVLGEDVLITGAGPIGIMAAAVVKHAGARFVVITDVNPYRLELARKMGVTLAINPRETSLGKVQKKLGMVEGFDVGLEMSGNADAFRDMIAHMSHGGKIAMLGIPEKEIAVDWNTVVFSMLTIKGIYGREMYETWYKMTVMLQSGLDISPVITHRFHYTEFQKGFDAMLSGQSGKVILDWKSA from the coding sequence ATGAAAGCATTGGTCAAAGGCAAGGCAGAACCCGGCTTATGGTTACAAGACGTGCCCATGCCCCAGGTCGGCATCAATGACGTGCTGATCAAGGTTGACCGCACCGGCATCTGCGGAACCGACGTTCATATTTATAAGTGGGATAACTGGGCTCAAAAAACCATTCCCGTTCCCATGGTGGTCGGCCACGAATTTGTCGGCGAAATCGTGGAGGTAGGCGCCAATGTAAAAGATTTCTTTCCCGGCGAAGTCGTCAGTGGTGAAGGACATGTGGTATGTGGCCATTGCCGAAACTGCCTTGCTGGACGCCGTCACCTCTGCGCCGATACCAAGGGCATTGGGGTAAACCGTCCCGGAGCTTTTGCCGAATACCTCGTGCTGCCCATGACCAATGTCTGGCATCACAATCCCTCAATTGATCGCGATGTCGCCGCGATTTTTGATCCCTTCGGCAATGCCGTTCATACCGCTCTCTCCTTTCCCGTGCTCGGCGAAGACGTGCTTATCACGGGCGCCGGCCCCATCGGCATCATGGCCGCTGCCGTCGTAAAACATGCCGGAGCCCGGTTCGTAGTTATCACTGACGTCAATCCTTACCGCCTTGAACTCGCCCGCAAAATGGGCGTCACCCTCGCCATCAACCCCAGGGAAACCAGCCTTGGAAAAGTGCAGAAAAAACTCGGCATGGTGGAAGGCTTTGACGTCGGCCTTGAAATGTCCGGTAATGCTGATGCTTTTCGCGACATGATTGCCCATATGAGCCACGGCGGAAAGATCGCCATGCTCGGTATTCCTGAAAAGGAAATCGCCGTCGATTGGAACACCGTCGTATTCAGCATGCTCACCATCAAAGGCATTTATGGCCGCGAAATGTACGAAACCTGGTATAAAATGACGGTGATGTTGCAGAGTGGCCTGGACATCAGTCCGGTCATCACTCATCGGTTCCATTATACCGAATTTCAAAAGGGCTTCGACGCCATGCTCTCCGGACAATCCGGCAAGGTGATTCTTGATTGGAAGTCAGCCTGA